The genomic window GCATACGTACACCGCCAACGACACTATCGAATGCGCCCCTTCTCTTTGCATACTGTCAATGTCAACTTTTGACTTTCTGCGCCCCTGTGGATTGCAGGAAACCGGCTCTTTGGCGTCTTGGAAAGGGGAACTGCGAATGCCACCGTCATCTTGGTGTGACACTTCTAAAGTCCTCTGACGGAATCAGCTACGGTCAAGGCAAGGCTGCCGTCGGCGCTGCTACCCGTGGTTCGTGTAGACGAGGAGTCAAGGTCCAAACAAAGCGGTGCACACCATCAAAGTGAACCACCACAGATCAGCCCGACTTCTACCGACCACCATCAACACTCAACGTACTTTCATTTGCTCGCCATCAGCCGGTTGGTCAACCCCGGATTGTCAACTGCCCCATCCGTCTTTCGTCCGCCATCTCCATTTCCGCATTCGCGAGTATTTCCCAACATGGAACTACGGGGGGCTGCCTCCTCCAAAGGCAGTCCGGATACTCGAAGCATTCTCACTTCAACAATGGCCAAAATTAGCACTGGTACCAGCTCCCCCCGCAAGTCGTCCTTTCTGCAGCTGCAGTCAATTCCGCCCCCCCTGCGGCCGCTTGTACGCGCATACCTGTTGGGCTATGCGTCTGCCGTACTGCCGCGACTCTTGACGCTTGTCTTGCAGCATTTGTCCAACAGGAAGCGGAAGACGCCCAATTACGCATTACCGGAAAGAGACGAGAACACCTTTTTGGAATCCGCAAAACATGTTCTCAAGACTGGCTTGGATCCTTGCCGATTTCCCACGTTTTGTGCTGCCTTGGTTGGAGGTGCCACTCTATTACAGGTTCGTCGTCATTTTTATTTCACTGCTGCAAAAACATCTCACTAGCTTTATCAATCTCGAGTCACAAACTATCCTAGCATCTCACACACCACGTTTCACCCCACATCTTTACCCCAACTACTACCTTGAGACCCCGATCCCGGTACTCGTTCTCCCAAGCTTCACCACACCACCCCAAACCTAGTCTGCTCTATCCCCAGAAAATCATGTCAACACGGATcaaagttaaaaaaaaacattgCTATCCTATTAGCTGCCTTTATTCCCCTGCGCATTGTTACTTTTAGTGGCAGCTTATAGCGGGAGACAGAAAGTATTTGACCAAATCGGGTGCCCAGGTATCACGCTTCATAATATATTACagtatattagtgtatacCTCTTGGTGGGCAAATATTCTGCTATACATAGATTGTGTTTTTCACGTTTGCTCTCTCTACACCCCTGTTAACATTCATTGGAAACAAGGCACCCTTGAACAAGATCATAACCCGCGCCGCCACAAACCTTGGCAGTGTTGCCAAACTAAGGTACGTAGGATCGGATCTCCGGCCAAACTACCAAGTTCCGTCCTGGAGTTAAGCTAACCTCCACGCTCTTGGGATCTCCACTACAGACTCAGCAGATTTCTTGCCACGTTCGTTTCTGCTTGGTTTAGTCTAAAGCTGTTACAGTCTAAAAAGCCTACATTGCGAAGGCGCGCCGGATCATCTACAACTCGATACGTCGATCCCGCAACCGGCAAGAAACTTGCTGGGAGAACGGTGGACCTGACACTGTTCGCGGCAACGCAGGCCATAGACGTTATTGTCGGCGAACTATGGGCACGACACAAGAGCCGGCGCCTGGCCGCGCAAAAATGGACCAAGGTACGAAATTATACGGCGCGCAACTCACCGCTTTGCCCCAGTTTGCAAAGATAAAAGCTCGTACAGGCAGTCTTGCGTGCTATTTTGCCCCTGCTGAGCATGCCCTAGCTTATGCTAGACTAAACTATTGAGTCTAGTCGAGTTTTGCTAATCTGTCAAACACAGGTCGAGGCTTTCATCTCTCAAATGACTGACCCAGTTTCATTCGTAGCATCCTGCGCGCTCATCATGTGGGCTTGGTTCTACGCTCCTGATAACCTCCCACGGGCATACAACAAGTGGATCACATCAGCTGCCCACGTAGATATTCGCCTCATTGAAGCACTGCGCCGTTGTCGGACCCGCGAGTTGAGTTATGAGAAGGAAACAGGTCAGGCACATCTCCTTGGCACCATGTGTACAGACCATAGCCTGCCTTACGAATGGGGCGATCCATGCAAAACTATTCCATTTCCTTGCGATATAGTTCATATGGGACGCGGCCCATCGTGCGAATATCATGCCTGGCGACGATTCTGGCTCTCCTGGAAGTGGTCAATGTATACATACCTCCCTCTCGCCTTGGCCCTACAATTGCGTAAGCCGAATCGCGACTCTCTCAGGACCGCACTCCTCTCAGCCGCCAGATCATCTGCCTTCTTGGGCACTTATATTACGCTATTCTATTACGGCGTCTGTCTTGGCCGAACCCGCATTGGCCCCCATTTACTGGGAAAGGATGTCGCTTGTCGACAGAAGATAGATGGCGGGTATTGCGTGGGCGTAGGCTGCTTCCTCTGCGGATGGAGCGTCTTGATCGAGACTGCAAACCGAAGGAAAGACATGGCCCTATTTGTTGCGCCCCGTGCAATGGCTACGCTGCTTCCCAGGCAGTACAAAATGGAGGTGCAGTGGAGAGAAACGCTGGCGTTTGCCTTGAGCACGGCAGTGGTTTTTACCTGTGCGAGAGAGAACCCAAGGAGGGTGAGAGGCATGTTGGGTGGAATATTGGGACTTGCAATGAAAGAGTAAGTCATGTATGAGTGTGTACAGTAGGAACATGGCGGcattataataatacttgaTACGTAGTTTGTAGATCATGTGTATATGCGGCGGGTGAACAGTTGGCACCATGACTGAATATAGCATTGTGAAAGAGTGTCAGATGCACATTCTACATCGCGCAATTACTGACAACACTCTCTGCGTGTGCGTGTTGCTGCTGTCCTGGCTGCAGACGTATCACATGAAGTTGGTATGGGATACACGAACACGGTGTGAGCCGTGGTTTCCTATTCGGGAATCTTGTGTACAATTTCGGCAGCCGCAGACTGAGAGTTATGCCTTGAGATCCCGTGATTTAGTCATAGCAAAGGTAAACAAGCTTAAACTCCCCAATTCATGCCTCCGACAGTTTCGCTTCGGCAGCTCACCTCTTTGCTAGATATTATTGATAGCTCGCACGCACACCGGGCACACAAGCACCAGGCGCACGACTCTGGGCATTAATCATTATGGATTCCAGCGAGGAAGCTTATCACCGACGAAGGTGCCTTGTCCAGGACATTATTTGCTCCTTTGGCCTGAAGGTTTGTACAGCCAACTCGCAACCTATATTCGTCCCCCTATTTTGCACAGACACGGTGATGCACTGGTGATGCATTCTGCGCCATCACTGTGATATCAGGCGCCTGAGAAGACGCAAGCTAATAACAGAATCGAACAGAGCGAATCGGTTACTCCAGTAGAATACGTTGGATACAACCCCTTTCCGGTCAACAACTTCATCTACAAGGTTGCGCTCTCTTCGCCCGCTACCAAGGAGCATTTCACGAGAGCAggacaccagacatgtgctGTATTGCCCCCTTTGACAGGTGAATCTACTGTCATTGTGAGGTTGAGCAATCCGACGTCTATGGGGATGAATAACACGAACCGCGTGGAGAATGAAGTTTGTGCCATGGCGGTGGCAAGGGAAGCCATGGCGAGTGTTGAGGGAGGAAGGTATGATGCCATAGTGCCTCGTGTTTATGCGTGGAAGAGCACTCGAATGATGGCCGGAGATGCTCCCGAGCAAGGATTTGGGTGGATAGTCATGGAGTACATGGAGGGTGAGGTGTTGGATATGCTATTCGGGGATATGAAGTGggatgaaaagaagagggTCATTGGCGAGATTGCGTGCATTTTTGCGGCTTTCCAGAAGGCGAAATTGCCCCAACGAGTCGAGCTCCATGGAGGAATGACAGTTCGGGATGGAGATATTGTTTCGGGGCAGGCTACGATGCACAAGGGCGAGCCGTCGGGATACGTTGGCCATTGGAAAGCCAGAATCGACCACGCGTTGGAGCAAGCTGACGAGAGCACGCTCATCAACGGTTGGAAAGGAGGCGTCCGCGAAAGAATTGAAAAGTTCAAAAATGACAAGTTGGGAGTTCTTATCCACAACGGAGAAGTCGATACGACCTTGCTTGGACTTGTCCACAACGATTTCAGTATGTACCGCTCTCCACGCTTCGCTGACCCAACGTTGACACCCTGAAAAAAAGCCGTAAGCAATATGCTCTATAACCCACATACGAAGCGCATCACAGCGCTTCTAGACTTCGACTGGTCGTCCGTCACCCACCCCGCGCACGAATTCTTCACGTCCTTTCGTGACGTACACGGCAGGGTCGATGAAGCTTCCGAAAAGCTGCGCAAGGCCATTTTTAGCGGCGACTTTGGTAACCACcctgatgaagatgaagatcAAGAAGCGTGGAAGTTGGCAAAGACGTGGGATGATGCCCTCAAGCAGCATGGTGGAATGAGACCTTGTGACTTCCAGGGAATAGAGTTATTGCAAGGGCTCTGGAACTTTGTTTACTCTATCTGCCCGTTTGAGTTGGGCAGCAAGGTTATGCTCTTTCGAAGATCAAAGAAGGAGAGTGAGGCTGCAAAGGAGAGGGTTGAGGGCCAGATTAGCAAGATGTTGAGCGGCTGGGGCGTCTGAGGGGAGTAACCCATGTCTTTGATATCATGAACCCCAGAGAAGTatgtaattttttttagcgTTGAGAATTCGTTGCCCATGTGGCAGGTAGCTGTACGAAGCAGTTACCTTGGACGACCACACTCCAATAGGGTGTAGTACAATTACAGAATGCAGACTTGTTCAAAAATTGGCTTGCTCTAAATTTCCGGTAGTCGTGTGCCTGTGAGGCTGTGGCAAACGGACTCAGTCATCCGTTTGCCAATTCTCTTATTTCTGACTTGCTGCTCACCTCTCACTTATATATAGTGGTTGATGTTTCCCACTGCGccctctcttttcttccttcttgcaTCTCTAGTTTTGCTTCCCCCTCTTGGCTACATCTATCTCTTCTTGCTCCCGTGAGACCATGTGAGTAATAATTCTCTTGGCGGTAAGCATCTGTAACGAGGCATAACAAACTCATGGTATGAAGCACAATTTGTCACCTGCGTCACCTGCCGGCAcagctggccaagaccaTCCTCAGCATGCCCATCATGAGCATCCCTGATCTGAGGATAGATCCCTCTGAGGCTCTAGAGTAAGTCATCTTCCAGGTTCCGTACGGTAGGCCTTGTCTCACACAGTTCATATCACAGCTTATGTGCTGCAATGGTCGATGTCGTTGTTGGCTCCGAACTTTCGAAAAGATTCACCGTCCATGAAGGGCTGTTGATATCTGACCTTGGCAAAAGGAATTTTAAAGATCTTGTgatagaagaagaagatgggcatAAATGCATTTTCTTGCAAAGCCACAGCCCAGCGAGCTTCAAGGTAtatgtcaactggttgtACCGCCGCAGGATTCCTATACCAGTCCAGGCTGTCAAGACTTCTTCCGCAAAAACCCGGCGGGATGGGATGGAAACATCATGCCAATTTCTTGGACTTAcaaaaacaccaaaaaaGGATCACTACTTAGACAAAATATCGCTTGCATTTATGCTGGTAGATGTATTCGTGCGCTACGGAAGCGGGCAACAGCTCGAAAAGCTGAAGCCGGCGCAAGATCACCTTCGAGAGTTCCTTGTCAATCTCGCTCGCGATCTCGTCACAAAGGATCTGAGGTCTGGATCCAGGGAATACAGAAGTCAGAAATGGTTCAATGGTCAGGAGGAACCTTCTCCTCAGTTCCTTTTCGGTGTCGTCCTCGATCTCTTGCCTGATTACAAAGTTTTACGGTGAAATACAAAAAGCGTACACACGGAATCAATGTCAATTGTGTATGCTTGAATATTCCCTAACGTCTGGTGGAGTTGGGATGTGATGGATACAAAGCAattacatatgtaggctCGGGGTACTGAGACCTGGCATGGCAGTAATGTCACTAGTATAAGATAGCTACCAAATAGATTGCGTTATCGTCTCACCTGACGCTCACTTTGTGACCTGGAAGAAACACTGCCGACTGTCAGTCACCCTGTGCACCAACACTCCTGGTATAAAACTCCTTCACTCTATTCACTTCCTCTCCCTCTACAACCTCTTcctcacacacacacactctctctctctcatcACCACCTGCCAGCCCAAGCCCATCACACATTCATTCTCATACATTTCATCCATTTTCACCCCAGCCCAGCCCTTACAGCCAAGATGCCTCCCTTCAAGAAGTGGGAAATCACTGCTGAACTTGACCtctgcatggccatcatTTACACCGGCGGCTCAGTCGGTTCATACAAGTGGCCTGAGATCCATGAACTCATGGTCAAGTTTGGCCACGACTTCACCAAGGATGCTATTTCGTACGCTTCCCCATCCTCCCCTCTACGATCTATACACTTGGTCTCATCCCTCCTTGCAAGACATGCCACCGGCTAAcacgcaccagacagcacttCACAAAGGCCATCCTCAAGAGCTTCAAGGACCGACATGGCCTACCAGCCGGGAAGCTAGAGTCCATGACCCCCACCAAGACGAAGAGAAAGGCGGCCGGTGATGTTGAGGAGTCCCCTTCCAAGAGAAAGGCGAAGTAAGACAGCGCATGAGCTTTGACTACCTTGGGTATGCATTCTTCCCTGGGCACACGGGTATATGGCACTGTATACTGACGAGTGGCAGGGCTGTGCTGTGACGTGGAAGATTGATACCCGGATCGCAGTGGATTCCACGGCGTGCAGATGGATGAAAAGGTACTTGCTTAGGAAATAACGGGAGAAGTAGTCAATAGCTTTGGGGGGAGACAGGTGCGTGTATAATGGCAAGGGATCCAGATGGGTATCTGTAATGAGAAACACAGGGTACCTATATCGCACGAACAGAGCTACGTAATGGAATCAATTCATCAAGTTTGTGGCATCTAGTAACTCGAGATCCCTTCCATCACCCCATGCCCAAAGCCCAAACGCCAGAAAAAAGCCCAGTCATCACTTCGGACGACGACCGTCCAGTCTGTAACCTTCACTGGGACCCTTCTTGTCAGGCGCCTTGCTCTTGTCATCCGCCTCGCCCTTTCTCTTGACGGTTCCTCGGAGACTCTGTCCCTGGCCCGCAAAGTGCGGCCGTTTGGAatcctcctgctcctgctccttctcctccttggtTTTCAGCGGCTTGTACTCGTACCCAAAGAACAGCTTATTCGGGGCCAAGCGCAGAGGTGCCGGCGCGCCAGTTCGGCTCTTGGGCGCAGTTGGTTCGGCCGGGACGGGCGTTGCCGGCTTTGGCGTCGACGTCTTGCTGCCCTTCTTTGTGAGGCGCTGGCCCTCGCCGACAAAGTTGGTGGGGTTGCTGGTGACGGAGGGCGCGATGGAGCCGTAGCCGATTGCTTGGGCCATGGTGCCCTGgctctggacaaggccgccCGTGGGAACGCCGCTGCGAGTGCTGCCGGGCGTGTTGGTGCCGCTTCTCCTCTCGGGCTCGACGTAGCCGACGGGGGGCGCGAATTCGACCGACACGTCCGTCTCAATCATGCTGACGCCCATCTTGTCCGTCTCGGGCTTGACATCCAGCACCGCCACCTCGTATATCTCGTCGTTGTACTCAAAGTTGAACACGTCGCCCTTGGTCAGCGTGGCAAAGTTTCTAAAGGCCCTCTCCAGCACAGCTTTTGGATCACTAATTTCTAAAAAGTTGACTGATTGGGGCTGGAGCTTGACCATTTTTGCCAGTTCGAGCGACGTGGTTCGGATCTGAATCATGTCGCCCACGTCCATGCCCAGCGTCTCCATCATCTGCAGCCTGTTAGTCTGCGAGAACCGCACATGtggtcatggccaagtcatCACCCACCCACTGGGGAATGTATGCCCGTCCCTCTTCTGCGATAAACTCCAACACACCGGCGTGGGAATGTCTTCCCTTCTCCCCGTTGATCATTTCCATCAGTAGCGGCCactgcacatgcagctttGAGACCTTGTCCAGGGCCGAGGGCGGCAGAATGATTTT from Metarhizium brunneum chromosome 2, complete sequence includes these protein-coding regions:
- the UFD1_1 gene encoding Ubiquitin fusion degradation protein 1, which codes for MFQPGFGGGFDPANPEHLYNMARGRRPVMQRFDEYYRCYPVVMAPGAERPELNYGSKIILPPSALDKVSKLHVQWPLLMEMINGEKGRHSHAGVLEFIAEEGRAYIPQWMMETLGMDVGDMIQIRTTSLELAKMVKLQPQSVNFLEISDPKAVLERAFRNFATLTKGDVFNFEYNDEIYEVAVLDVKPETDKMGVSMIETDVSVEFAPPVGYVEPERRSGTNTPGSTRSGVPTGGLVQSQGTMAQAIGYGSIAPSVTSNPTNFVGEGQRLTKKGSKTSTPKPATPVPAEPTAPKSRTGAPAPLRLAPNKLFFGYEYKPLKTKEEKEQEQEDSKRPHFAGQGQSLRGTVKRKGEADDKSKAPDKKGPSEGYRLDGRRPK